The genomic stretch tatttgtttgtCAATTTGCATTTAGGGTATTTGATGAAATCCCATTGCCGTTCGCATTCTGATTAGTACTCATCTACCAAGTGATATAACTATCGCGATATATACCGAACAATCGTAATCTCCAACTATCTTGTGTTTCCTTGAGTAAATTTTGTTtcttttcaaaatgaattttttaCTCTGGTTTTAATATTCATTATGGGAGAGATGAAAGAATTTTTGCCTACGTACGTATAGCGTTACACTATAACAGTACTTGTGCCGGACACCATGTAAGTCTTTGACCGTCCTTTTCACTCCAGCTTGTTTTCATTCTCCCTAGCTAGCTCTCTACTTGCTTTTCCTTGTCAAATTTATTTATAATCATATATCCGGTATTCAAAATTCACTAGCTCAATCAATCTAGATTCACATCTCTCCTGGAGCCCAATATTTAAGGAGGAAACGCTCCCTATAGTAAGTTTTTCCATGCTCAGGGCAGATGAATCTCATTCATCCATCACGCCCTTGGTGGTGGTTTCTCCTTGTCATTAGTCATTATTATCAAGTATCAAACTGATTGGAAGTGAAGTTGATCACTGGAAGCACAGCTTCAAATGAAGGAAACAAAAGCCGTTGTTGTCTGGTTAATGAGACTTCATCTAGTGTTTATTAACCGTATTTTGATACTTCTGCTAGTATTATATATAAGGCAACAAAAAAGGTCTATAATGTGTAAAAGCATGCGTGGATCTACAGCAACATAAATTAGGAACATATCTTAAACTGTAACCATTCAATGTTGTTCAAATATTTTATCTTTTAAAGCGACATGAAAAATCGTTTTGTGACAGTTTTATTATATATAGTGGATAAAATTTAATGATATGATCGTACGTAAAATTAACTCTTTAAGGTCATGCTGCTTCTCCATGCATTATATACAGTGAGAGGTATATGGTCCTCCTACATCATTGTATTATTTGTATCCATATATTTATCAAATTAAAGATTAATCACCTAGAGCACTGGAACTAGgtgatttttaaaaataaaaaataaaaaatatactatTCCAATATAAAAATTATTTCTGTGGAATTACTGaactatatatatatgttgacTTGATGGAATTTCTCTATAATGGCAATTTATTTGACTAGCTAGTAGGAGTTTTATAGATGAAACTGAAAAGCAATAACTCATCTTTTAAGAAGAGAAAAAGTTTTCACCTGTTTACTTTTTAATTGTATTAGTATTATATATGAAAAAGAAATGTTACGTGAAAGTTATGATAAAACTAATATCCTTGTAAGGTTTATTTGGTTGGTTTGCCAAATTGCAGATTCTTGCTAAGGTAAGATTAGATATTATACTTCAAGAAGGGCCCACATGGAAGAAACAAAAGACCTAGTGATTGAGTGAAGCATCTaacagaaaacaacaaaaagaaagaaaattaacataaaaataaaacagatATTCAGAGCACAAATGGTAAGAACATTATTTCTCATCAGCAAGAAAATTACCACTGGCCCTAGCCTCAACCATTAGAATCAAATATATAACATTCTTGTGTATATGACTCTTTATAAACTTAACATACACTTAGTTAGCCAGAAAGAAAAGGGAATAATGATCAGAGAATTGGCTTAATTAAGCAATTAGAGGACTAATTAATAATTAAGTTAAACTTTAATAACCCACAGTAACAAGAAATTAATATTGGAAAGTTAAGCAAATAGTCATTAGGTTAACACCAATAAATTAAATTCCTCTCTCAAAGCAGTCAAAGGTTAACACCAGTTGCTTGATAATTAATCAAGCAACTGGTCCATAAGCATCCAACTGAGCAGAAGCATCCAAAGGAAGCAAATTAAAATCTTGCATGAAACAACCTTCATAATCTTGAAAACCACCCAAAAAACCTGCCCCAGAATTTGCATTTCTCCATATATCTTcttctcctttaattctttctctcaactctgaGGGATAATTACATCCACTCTTAATTAGCTCCATTTTGTTGGGAACAAATTGCTTGGTAGTAATTTGTAGTCTTTTCTTGATATTGCaaatgttgttcttcttcttctctgaTGGCTTCCCAGTGAGTCTTTGGACAAGTTCCCGAAAATTCGCCACGTCTGTCTTTATAATCTCAGGTGCAAATATGTGAATTATGCGAATTTTTGGCTTCATTTTGGATATTGTTTGTGAATTCTTGTTCATCCCTAGTACTGATGATGGACTTTTTATTGATAAATAGTTTTGTTTCTGTGTCATCACCCCAGCAGCTTCCATGTTATACATAACTATATTTTTGCAACTTTAGAGATGAGAGAAGGGGAAAGGGTTATAGTGTCTATATGTTTCTTGGTAAGAAAGAAGAGGAATATTAGATATTgaatatgattgaaatagaaggAAGTGAGGTTTATATATAAAGGGGAGGAAGCAAATTTTTAAAGGGTCTATTAAATTGTTGGACAAAGAGAAACTTTAAAGAGAAAAACAAGGTGTCCTCGTAGAGGCAAGGATTGGATGAACCCTTTTCTGACATAGTACAAAGGGAGAGAGAGTCAATAATAAAGAATTGAACTCAATGGTCCCCTAATGATCATATATACCATATGTCATTTTCCCTTGTGTATATCAAGTTAGATCCTTAGTGCAAGTATGACCCTTTCATTTATTACAATtctaattagtaattaatatgatACTATTAGTACAAAAACATAGTGGCCAACTTGTTGAAATCTTAAGAAATGGCTTCCACTAATTGGTGTtgggatatactattaaccatgcgaTTTAGACatagtattatattttattttttatggaacaattgtttatttaatttattcaattcaataatgtactattttaaatagatcatttgttacatgtgtatccttttagttatgtagtagacaatttagtgtatggagtcttagctcatgcacagaagattaaattgttggttgtcataattaataaactatgttcacaatcaaagatattgttggacaaaatatcttgatgattgtagcacaagattatcgtataatttgtcttgattatgggagtagttttactccaacttcttgtgctagtatactCAATGTATATTGAACAGACCAAGTAGAGAAAAGATGTTTTTGTACTGAATATTATATAATATTTTCTCTAATTCATTAAA from Nicotiana sylvestris chromosome 12, ASM39365v2, whole genome shotgun sequence encodes the following:
- the LOC104218338 gene encoding VQ motif-containing protein 25-like; the protein is MEAAGVMTQKQNYLSIKSPSSVLGMNKNSQTISKMKPKIRIIHIFAPEIIKTDVANFRELVQRLTGKPSEKKKNNICNIKKRLQITTKQFVPNKMELIKSGCNYPSELRERIKGEEDIWRNANSGAGFLGGFQDYEGCFMQDFNLLPLDASAQLDAYGPVA